The genomic window GTTCAGCCTGATCCTCATCATGACCTGTTCGTCCTTGAGCTGGTATTTCATTGAGACCAGACGACAGGCCATGACCGATAATCTGGAAGAACTTGGAACGATCTTATTGACCAATACCGTCCGCAACGAGCACTTTCGCGTCGCCGGCGTCGTCCTTGAAGATCACGTCACGCTCGAGCAATTCATTCAGAGCCTCATGGCAATCGACCACGTCGTCTATGTGGTCATCGCGGCGTCCGATGGCCGGATTCTTGACCGACAAAGCAAACGAACTCGGAACGCGTCGAACGGATTCTCTCCTGCCACGGAACAACCGCTCTATCCGAACGACCGAATCTCACAATCGCTGTTCCAGGCTCCATTGACGACTCCGCTGATCACGCGGGTCGTGCTCTCGCCTGAACAGACATTGGTCCCGCAGGATGCGTCTTCAGACTGGCTCCTGCCATTTCTCCTGGGAAAAGAAACTCTGTTCGACTTCGCGATGCCTATTCTTCGGGAATCCCCGGCTGCGCCACCCATACCTCAGCTTTCGGTTGAATTGGAAGAAAAAACACGCTCTGCTCTCCCGAAACAATCCTCTCCGATCATCGGCCTCGTCCGCATCGGAATCACCGACATGCAGGCCAAGGAGGCCCTATCGGTGATCGTCCGCAATGTCTCGATCCTTACCCTCCTCATCATCGCGGGAGGCATTGTCGGCGCTCATCTGTTGACATCACGCATTACGACGCCGCTGCGGAGTCTCGCCAACTCTGCTCGCCAACTTGCCAAAGGAAATGATGCGCCGGTTGCTCTTATCGCATCCACTCACGATGAGGTCGGTGAACTGACCGATGTGTTCAACGCGATGACACAGTCCTTGCATGATCGCAATCACGCCATCACCATGAACCTCGAAACGATCCGGCGTCAGGTTACGCAATTGACCACGGTGCATCAGGCCAGTGCCGCCATCGCCAGCGCCAACATGCTTAACCTGGACCAGTTGCTTGACACGGTGCTCCAGTTGCTTGCCGCGAATCTAGGGTTTTCTAAGATGGCGATCGTGCTCTACCACGCGGAGCGGAACAGTTGTTCCGTCGCCCATATCATCGGCGTTTCCCCGGAGATAGAGCATGCGGCGCGCCGAATACACATACCAGTGCATGACGGCAGCACCACGGCCGATCTCCTCATTCACGGCAAACCACTGCTGATCCACGATATTGAAGCCGTCACGTCACGCGTGCACCCTCCGGTGCTTGAATTGCTGCGCCGTTCCAAGACGCGCTCGGTTGCGTGCGTGCCGCTGCAAAGCCATGCCAAGATCCTCGGCTATCTGGCAGGTAGCCGAGGCGTGCAGCAATGCAGCGACGAGGACCTCCATATTCTGCTGACGATCGCCGGCCATGTGGCGGCCGCCATCGACAATGCCAAGGCCTATTCCGATTTGACGGAGTTGACGCAGCATCTGGAGGAACGCATCGAGCAACGGACCGAAGAGCTCTCGCGCGCCAACACCCGGCTGCAAGAACATGATCGGCGCCGGTCGACGTTTCTTTCCGTCGTTTCGCATGAGCTTCGAACACCCATGACGGCGATTCGAAGCTTTTCAGAAAACATGCTTGACGGCGTCACAGGCCCGCTGAATGATCTACAACACACTTACCTCTCCCGCATCGAACACAACGTCGCCCGGCTTGGGAGAATCATCGTGCAACTGCTCGATTGGTCGCGCCTCGACACCAAAAACATCCAGCTTCGCTTGGAGGACGTCTGCATCCACCAGATCGCAACGATCACGGCTGACAGCTTGCAGATGATGGCCGCGGAGAAAACCGTCACCCTTGCCGTCGCGCCGGCCGAGTCGCTTCCACTTGTTCAAGGCGATCGCGACAAATTGGAACAAATTCTGTGGAACCTCATCGGCAATGCGATTAAATTCACCCCAGCCGGGGGTCGTGTGACGGTGGAGTGTCGCGTGTCGCCGCCGGGCTTCGTACAGACCTGTATCGCCGACACCGGTTGCGGAATCGCCCCGTCCTATCTGTCGAACATCTTCGAAGAGTTTTCCAGAGTGCCGTCGGCCATGCCCACATCGCAAGGCGCGCAACTTGGTCTCTGCATTACAAAGACACTCGTCACCATGCATCGCGGACAGATCTGGGTGGAGAGCCGGCCGGAGGTGGGGTCCCGTTTTTATTTTACACTCCCACTCGCCGGATCACAGGGTGAGTCGAGCGAAACAACTCGACAGGCCGATGGCATCCCCATCGTGTGAGAGCATAACGTTGTTTATTGAAAAAGGAGCGACAGACGATGCGCGCTAAAATTCTTGTTGTCGACGATGACCCCGATATCCTCCTGAGCCTGCAGAATCGTGTCAGTTTTATGGGACACGAACCCCTGACGGCAACGAACGGCAAGGATGCCTTGCGCATGATCGGGGAAGAAGAGCCCGATCTCGTCTTGCTCGACTTGAAAATCCCGGAGATCTCCGGGCTTGACGTATTAAGGCAAATCGGTGCGGCATCCATTCCGAGTGAACCCAGAAACGAGGAGACACCCCAGCCCACACCCCCCTATACCACCCCATTGATCATCATACTCACTGCCTATGGAACCATTGAACTCGCCGTACAAGCCATGCAACTTGGCGCCTTCGACTTTGTGCCGAAGCCGTTCACCGCGGACCACCTCGCCATCGTCATCAACAAGGCCTTGGCCACCGTCTCCCTCCACCGACACGTGGATACGCTCCGCAAGGAGGTTGATGATCAGTTCGAACCGATCGTCTCGACCAGCAAACCGATGAGCGAACAACTGACGGTGGCCAAACAGGCGGCGGCGTCCTCCGCGACCGTCTTATTGCTCGGCGAAACGGGGACCGGAAAAGAAGTCGTCGCCCGCGCTATTCACCGATGGAGTCCTCGCTCCGCGAAACCGTTTATTGCCGTGAATTGCGCCGCCTTTCCGGAACACTTATTGGAGAACGAGCTGTTTGGCCATGAGAAGGGCGCGTTCACCGGCGCCATCAAGCGGGAGCCCGGCAAAATCGAGATCGCCGAAGGAGGCACGCTGTTTCTTGACGAAATCGGTGACATGCCGCTCACCATGCAAAGCCATCTCTTGCGAGTCCTGCAAGACCGGACCTTCTACCGGGTCGGCGGCACGCAAGAAGTCCGGACCAACGTCCGGTTTATCGCCGCGACGAATAAAGATCTGAAACAGGCCATTCAGCAAGGCACGTTCCGTGAAGACCTGTATTTTCGCCTGGCCGTGATTACCGTCGCTCTGCCGCCGCTGCGGGAACGGATGGACGATCTTGCCGCGCTCATCCACCATTTTCTCACCCGTCCCAGCAACATAGGCCTGTGCAAACGCTTGACCCTCAGCGACGAAGCCTTCCAGGCGCTGCAACAGTACGCCTGGCCCGGCAATGTCCGTGAGTTGGAAAACGTGCTCACTCGCGCGATGATCTTATGCCCCGGCGACACGATTGACCCGGAGCACCTCGCCTTGACGGCTTCCACGACGTCAACGATCGCCGCTCCTCCGGTGAATCAAGAGCCCGCTACCGAGATCCTGTTTTTCTCATATCACAAGAGCATGGATGCCTACAGCCAGAAGCTGATTGAGGAAGCCTTGCGTCGGAACGGGTGGAATCAGACGAAAGCGGCAGCCGAACTCGGCTTGCAACGAACCTACTTGACCAAATTGCTCCGGCAGAAGCAGATTCCCGGCAAGCCGCCTGTTCCTCCTGCCGATTGAAGGCTGGCAAGTGTTCGTCTCATAGTTCCGTCTCTCCGAACAACGGCGGACACCCGTCGCCCGCCGGCGTGCCGTTTCCTCGGTCGTTCAAGAATCAATTCATCTCGCCCGCTGCATCACATCCGATTCACCTAGCATCCGTTCGGATTCGGAAGCGAATGATCCGATCTGCGAGCGGATCACAGAGGTGATGCAACTACAAGTCTTTATGCGCGGATCGGCTGTGGTCCGAAAAATGCTTCAGCACTCCTCATCAACAAGGATCAGGCCACCGTGGGATCACGGGATTCCGAGCGATGACGGCTCAAGATCCGGAGAACCACACGTTACGAAACGCACAGAAAGGACGGGTACAAATATGATGAGTGATGAGATGGCCATGGTGACGATTTTGGGCGCGATCATTTTTGCAGTGGTGATGATGGTGATGTTCATGCGCGAGGCGTGACGCGTGAGGAAATAGGTTTGCCTCAATCTCGCGCGATGCAGCATCGCGACGAACTCTTCATGAAAGGGGGTGAGAGGTGATGATACTGCTGATGTTGTTGAACATTGGAGCGCTGGTGATCGGTGCGCTGTTCTTTATGTATGGGACGTTTCGCCCTGAGCGCGAGTAATCGTGGTGAGGCGTGCGGCTTTGATCCCTTACCAAAAGGTTTTCATCGTGGGGAATAGATCTAGATGCGAGCCGGGATGGGTTCTACTACCTACCGGCTCGCGTTGAACAGCTCGAACGAGGCAGAAATGAAAGAAGATACTGAAGAGGTTTATCCCGTCGCCTTTATGGAAGAGGAGGCTCCGTGTCGAGCACGATTGGAAATTCGAATCACTAGGAGGTGTTTATCCGTGCGTGTCAATCACGATACGGCGATGATCAGCGCACGGCCCACACGAAGTGCGGTTTGGTCGGGGCGAGAGGATTTGAACCTCCGACATCCTGCTCCCAAAGCAGGCGCGCTACCGGGCTGCGCTACGCCCCGACGGACTCTCCACCTTCACGCTTCCTAGCGAAGCGGCACGAAACTACAGATCCTTATATACAGGAATGTTCCGATTGGTGTCCAGGCAATGTCCGCCTTCGCATACCGTACCAGCGCGCCACGCAGCTCACGACGTTCCTGCGGAAAACGGTCGAAGAATGTCGGCCATGGCTCGAAATGCCTTGGCTCGATGGCTGATACGGTTTTTTTCTTCAGCCGTCAACTCGGCCAACGTGCGACCCAGCTCCGGAACGAAGAACACGGGGTCGTACCCGAATCCTTGCATACCAATCGACGCTTCAGCGATGACACCAGCCAGAGTTCCGATGGCGACTCGAGTATCTCCGCCCGGCATCGCCAAGGCGGCGACGGTTATGAAGCGGGCAGTCCGCCTGGCTCGCGGTACGCCATGCAGTTCCTTGAGCAGCTTCCGACAGTTGTCTTCGTAGGTTGCGCCGTCCCCCGCATATCGAGCCGCAAATACACCGGGCCTCCCCCCCAGCGCGTCAACTTCGAGTCCTGTATCATCCGCGAGCGACGGAACGCCTGTCGCAGCGGCGATCACTCCGGCCTTTTTCAGCGCGTTGGCTTCGCAGGTTGCGCCGTCTTCTTCGACTTCCGGCGCGGCGTGAAAATCGACCAGCGTACGGATGCGAATCCCAAGATCTCCGAGAAGAGCCGTCAGCTCCCTGACTTTATCCGGGTTTCTGGTCGCGAGGAGGATTTGTTCGATCGGTCTCATGCCCGCATTATTCATGACGGTTCGTGACGAAATCGCGCAGTCGCGTGGCGAGACAGGTACGCGGAGTCCCGAGGAGCCGAAGCATACGTGAAACTGTATGTCGAGGTTGCGAGGGGCGAGCTTGCCCGCCGAAGGCTTGTCGCAGCAGCGAATTCGCGATTGCGGTTGAAACGCTCATGAATAATGCGGGTTAGTCGAGCGCACCGATCAGCTCTTTCTGAATGGCGGTCAATCGTTGGATGGCCTGCCAGCCAAAATTCAGAAACTCATCCATATCTTGCTTCGCGAACGGGGTGCGTTCCGCCGTGCCCTGTACCTCGACATACCGGCCACGACCAGTCATCACGAGATTCATATCCACTTCCGCCATGGAATCTTCGGTATACGCCAGATCCACCATGACTTCTCCGCCGACCTTTCCGACGCTGATGGCCGCCAAATAGTCGGTCAGGGGAATCTTTTTCAACAGATCCCTTTTTTTCAGCACGGCACAGGCATCGGCCAATGCGATAAAAGCCCCGGTGATAGAGGCAGTTCTGGTGCCTCCATCCGCTTGGATCACATCGCAGTCGATCCAAATGGACCGCTCGCCCAGTTGCGACATATCCGTCACCGACCGCAGCGCCCGTCCGACGAGACGTTGAATCTCCAGAGTTCTGCCGCCTTGCTTTCCCTTGACCGCCTCTCGCGGCGATCGCTCATGAGTTGCGCGCGGCAACATCGCGTATTCGGCCGTCACCCATCCGGTCCCCTTGCCTTTGAGAAAAGGCGGTACCTTTTCTTCAACGGACGCCGTGCAAATCACCTTCGTGTCTCCCATTTCGATCAGAACAGCCCCTTCGGCATGTTTGGTAAAGTTGCGGGTGACTTTCACGGGACGGACCTGATCTCGGCGACGCCCATCGAAACGGACCAACCCTGAAATTGCGCTCATTCGTACGCCCCTCCTCAAGAGTAAGGTCGGAATTATAGTGAAGGCCCTAAGAAAGCGCAAACCGATCGGTTGTCCCGGCATCGTCGGCGTTGTTGAGGGGTCGGACCATCCCTATGCCCCTGCCCATCCTGTACAAATCCCGCCCCTCGCGTTTGGTGAATTCCGCACATCACACAGGCATAGCCGTTCGAGAGCACCACTGATGTTTGACTCTGATCGCGGCAGCCCCACGATGAAAACCGTTCCAGGCGGAAGGATTCAGACTTTTTCCCCCGCGCAACCTTGATAGGTAGACGAGCCGATAGCTCAAGACACGGAGGAATGCAATGGCACAAAAAGTGCACACGTCTACGAAGGTCTGACGGCACTCAGGTTAATCGCCAATGAGCCGATAAAGAAGAAACAACACGATTCTCGACCCAGACAATCCAAAGAACACCCGACTCATGGCGATCCTGCTAAACCAAACCGCTCATCAAGCCTTGCTCGACAATCGCAACATTCTGGTGGTCGACGATGAAGAACCGATCAGGCGCCTCCTCGCCTATTTACTGCAATCCCATGGGTATGAGGTCGA from Candidatus Nitrospira nitrificans includes these protein-coding regions:
- a CDS encoding ATP-binding protein, giving the protein MDQSMRDTTIQEKPNPEPRPTARFFGLRMKFVVLFSLILIMTCSSLSWYFIETRRQAMTDNLEELGTILLTNTVRNEHFRVAGVVLEDHVTLEQFIQSLMAIDHVVYVVIAASDGRILDRQSKRTRNASNGFSPATEQPLYPNDRISQSLFQAPLTTPLITRVVLSPEQTLVPQDASSDWLLPFLLGKETLFDFAMPILRESPAAPPIPQLSVELEEKTRSALPKQSSPIIGLVRIGITDMQAKEALSVIVRNVSILTLLIIAGGIVGAHLLTSRITTPLRSLANSARQLAKGNDAPVALIASTHDEVGELTDVFNAMTQSLHDRNHAITMNLETIRRQVTQLTTVHQASAAIASANMLNLDQLLDTVLQLLAANLGFSKMAIVLYHAERNSCSVAHIIGVSPEIEHAARRIHIPVHDGSTTADLLIHGKPLLIHDIEAVTSRVHPPVLELLRRSKTRSVACVPLQSHAKILGYLAGSRGVQQCSDEDLHILLTIAGHVAAAIDNAKAYSDLTELTQHLEERIEQRTEELSRANTRLQEHDRRRSTFLSVVSHELRTPMTAIRSFSENMLDGVTGPLNDLQHTYLSRIEHNVARLGRIIVQLLDWSRLDTKNIQLRLEDVCIHQIATITADSLQMMAAEKTVTLAVAPAESLPLVQGDRDKLEQILWNLIGNAIKFTPAGGRVTVECRVSPPGFVQTCIADTGCGIAPSYLSNIFEEFSRVPSAMPTSQGAQLGLCITKTLVTMHRGQIWVESRPEVGSRFYFTLPLAGSQGESSETTRQADGIPIV
- a CDS encoding XTP/dITP diphosphatase, which codes for MNNAGMRPIEQILLATRNPDKVRELTALLGDLGIRIRTLVDFHAAPEVEEDGATCEANALKKAGVIAAATGVPSLADDTGLEVDALGGRPGVFAARYAGDGATYEDNCRKLLKELHGVPRARRTARFITVAALAMPGGDTRVAIGTLAGVIAEASIGMQGFGYDPVFFVPELGRTLAELTAEEKNRISHRAKAFRAMADILRPFSAGTS
- a CDS encoding sigma-54-dependent transcriptional regulator; amino-acid sequence: MRAKILVVDDDPDILLSLQNRVSFMGHEPLTATNGKDALRMIGEEEPDLVLLDLKIPEISGLDVLRQIGAASIPSEPRNEETPQPTPPYTTPLIIILTAYGTIELAVQAMQLGAFDFVPKPFTADHLAIVINKALATVSLHRHVDTLRKEVDDQFEPIVSTSKPMSEQLTVAKQAAASSATVLLLGETGTGKEVVARAIHRWSPRSAKPFIAVNCAAFPEHLLENELFGHEKGAFTGAIKREPGKIEIAEGGTLFLDEIGDMPLTMQSHLLRVLQDRTFYRVGGTQEVRTNVRFIAATNKDLKQAIQQGTFREDLYFRLAVITVALPPLRERMDDLAALIHHFLTRPSNIGLCKRLTLSDEAFQALQQYAWPGNVRELENVLTRAMILCPGDTIDPEHLALTASTTSTIAAPPVNQEPATEILFFSYHKSMDAYSQKLIEEALRRNGWNQTKAAAELGLQRTYLTKLLRQKQIPGKPPVPPAD
- the rph gene encoding ribonuclease PH produces the protein MVRFDGRRRDQVRPVKVTRNFTKHAEGAVLIEMGDTKVICTASVEEKVPPFLKGKGTGWVTAEYAMLPRATHERSPREAVKGKQGGRTLEIQRLVGRALRSVTDMSQLGERSIWIDCDVIQADGGTRTASITGAFIALADACAVLKKRDLLKKIPLTDYLAAISVGKVGGEVMVDLAYTEDSMAEVDMNLVMTGRGRYVEVQGTAERTPFAKQDMDEFLNFGWQAIQRLTAIQKELIGALD